A window of Castanea sativa cultivar Marrone di Chiusa Pesio chromosome 1, ASM4071231v1 contains these coding sequences:
- the LOC142614956 gene encoding uncharacterized protein LOC142614956 isoform X7 has translation MPNVCKSPDLPHPVGLSGGLVRSGQPLDHAFFPKNPHTDQDLLIDASQNKKQRNVQDVDKFLPKSLNGASWSNLHTIGDNQIMEFPTSRRSTLQKFVGSGLDSGCESISAYNDFVMKNGNSSVSHSALQNVRDLGKDSDVNRTKNVKCSVIVGRDATSSNIELRLGQPYQPSQTSGNSVLPVIGPQLFDKLVNPPKSCFHRQMIDNAANYNDEDRRYHHRDADPFNSSTEKEPNQLNHGNRTFGISNAMDSARLEKLKGNVPKSSVVLPCTDFHTPTKDSLHFKANVNMVNCTEHVMPRALNRESHAAECDPFNVYWNAGNGFERQLNIPALGSQRFIDKGKGVGCVADVPYVATDIGYGNHKQVDNSILGGSSDPFFAAVNDKSCYSCQLTSLPPDVSDARNLVSYLEKVPCLGSSGQGDHVALRSNLRSQGVSMGFPLVTSTSTLDGIPSFLRQDSIGVSPYLLDENLRLLALRQIMDLSKQQHALSSLMNQEQGKCGSSSNVQHSLVDPSTSQEQRHRPNLSSGRDVSEPSRILLQSAATFRVGDDIEKVASVTGIDVHCQLSDDPSLNEQPSLRLGRSDNNVSRSSEHEICFQRVPRKNCQVKCSCEASTNNLGRNFDSQVGSSFNAFKEQMGTCSGEASIIMNSKFAKDHFLLRDANVSLERSGKLNGQLHRNRVCHASEWRDVPSKVKGVRNAIVVERLANVLDRRGNDGSQLKDASAKCFNGAVQNAGSLKEQENSNVSSGCSAPAVTQSSIEVNNIEFSTIDAGDTGYVSNDIVDEGSGIDKCWSSDDALGSERSADFLGSTCRTNLRKEGSSHVRKNQSSRSLLDELKLMDSLTWKKDRNQIHSWHQIHTGLAIYEKSNPSRKMVSGLKSGKRKRAIKLKMLSASFPSAGHSVKPYQNPNSAELPSCSSKDIQLVIQSDQGTSLVSGSCVIRPNSKHRFSSATTHSHKRVREDDNRTELNSDADFCKNPEVSGRKKLRKCFTSGTFRKFQMQESTHEEAEGTEKYNSVGCVGTPSSRQLNLCSGKARLVVCGKYGEISNGKDVSKPAKIVPLSRILKTARRCTLPKNCKPRPTSMRELRKANSTRIDLCCDKFTDLKNGSSVAICDKINLDNSTEETDKAWCSEDEPFAKSTLVKENDDKREKDYITLHSNASSQSKLKCKEIRKRSIYELTVKGNKYSSKSFTCSKMSNCTPEMKVAKILKNAEDSKRGLCKVYSNKSTQEHKCLPTSSSAAFCCVCGSSNQDDINCLLECSRCLIRVHQACYGVSKVPKGRWYCRPCRTSSKDIVCVLCGYGGGAMTRALRSRTVVKSILKAWNCEADCRHKNMISSAESLKNEQTALQSSGSGLDGNSYSVLQPENIKSSAIAVRKMDSQKQLDVEQDSPCASNIKVHNSITVGVLDSTVKQWVHMVCGLWTPGTRCPNVETMSAFDVSGASSPRANVACSLCNRSGGSCIKCRVLSCSIQFHPWCAHQKGLLQSEVEGVDNESVGFYGRCVLHAAYPTTESACDPINSEIGCQGEKEFACTRTEGYKGRKRDDPQNDLYGPSKGKGGCLVPQEQLNAWIHINGQKMCTQGLPKLAISDIEHDCRKEYARYKQAKGWKHLVVYKSGIHALGLYTSRFISRGEMVVEYVGEIVGLRVADKRENEYQSGRKLQYKSACYFFRIDKEHIIDATRKGGIARFVNHSCLPNCVAKVISVRNEKKVVFFAERDIFPGEEITYDYHFNHEDEGKKIPCFCKSKNCRRFLN, from the exons ATGCCCAATGTGTGCAAGAGCCCTGACTTGCCTCATCCGGTTGGTTTGTCTGGAGGTTTAGTAAGGTCTGGACAGCCTTTAGACCATGCTTTCTTTCCAAAGAACCCTCATACAGACCAGGATTTGCTTATTGATgcttcacaaaataaaaaacagaggAATGTTCAGGACGTTGACAAATTTCTTCCAAAGAGCTTGAATGGCGCATCATGGAGCAATTTGCATACCATTGGGGATAACCAGATAATGGAGTTCCCTACATCTAGGCGTTCGACCCTGCAAAAGTTTGTTGGTAGTGGACTGGATAGTGGTTGTGAGTCCATTTCTGCTTACAATGATTTTGTTATGAAGAATGGAAATTCATCGGTCTCACACTCTGCTTTGCAGAATGTAAGAGACCTTGGTAAAGATTCTGATGTTAACAGAactaaaaatgtaaaatgtagTGTGATTGTGGGCAGGGATGCTACTTCTTCAAACATTGAGTTAAGGCTTGGGCAGCCATACCAACCCAGTCAGACTTCAGGAAACTCAGTTTTACCAGTTATAGGACCACAGCTATTTGACAAACTTGTCAATCCACCAAAGTCCTGCTTCCATCGGCAGATGATTGATAATG CAGCCAACTATAACGATGAGGATAGGCGATATCATCACCGTGATGCTGACCCATTTAATTCCAGCACAGAAAAAGAACCAAACCAGTTGAATCATGGGAATCGCACATTTGGAATTAGTAATGCTATGGATTCTGCTAGACTAGAAAAGTTAAAAGGCAATGTGCCCAAGAGTTCTGTGGTTTTGCCATGTACAGACTTTCATACTCCAACTAAGGACAGTTTACACTTTAAAGCTAATGTTAATATGGTAAATTGCACTGAGCATGTTATGCCTAGGGCACTAAATCGTGAATCTCATGCTGCCGAGTGTGATCCATTCAATGTTTACTGGAATGCTGGTAATGGTTTTGAGAGGCAATTGAATATTCCTGCGTTGGGTTCTCAAAGATTTATAGACAAGGGTAAGGGGGTGGGATGTGTTGCTGATGTCCCCTATGTTGCAACAGACATAGGATATGGCAATCATAAGCAGGTGGACAATTCAATTTTAGGTGGAAGCAGTGATCCCTTTTTTGCAGCTGTAAATGATAAGAGCTGTTATTCATGTCAGTTGACTAGTTTACCACCAGATGTGTCTGATGCCAGAAACTTAGTTAGCTATCTCGAGAAGGTTCCTTGTCTTGGAAGTAGCGGACAAGGTGATCATGTTGCTCTTAGATCGAATTTGCGATCGCAAGGAGTCTCAATGGGATTTCCTTTGGTTACTTCAACTTCTACTTTGGATGGGATTCCATCTTTCTTGAGGCAGGATAGTATTGGTGTGAGCCCTTATTTGCTTGATGAGAATTTGAGATTGCTAGCGTTGAGGCAAATAATGGATTTATCCAAGCAACAACATGCATTGTCTTCCCTAATGAACCAAGAACAAGGGAAATGTGGTAGCTCTTCTAATGTACAGCATTCTCTTGTTGACCCTTCAACTTCTCAAGAGCAAAGGCACAGACCTAATCTTTCCAGTGGACGAGACGTTTCTGAACCCTCCAGGATTTTGCTCCAATCTGCTGCCACTTTCAGGGTGGGTGATGATATTGAAAAAGTGGCTTCTGTGACAG GAATTGATGTGCACTGTCAACTTTCTGATGATCCTAGTCTAAATGAGCAGCCCTCGTTAAG ACTTGGCAGAAGTGATAACAATGTCAGCAGATCAAGTGAGCATGAAATATGCTTTCAGAGAGTCCCACGCAAAAATTGTCAGGTCAAGTGCAGCTGTGAAGCGAGCACAAATAATTTAGGACGAAATTTTGATTCACAAGTTGGTAGCTCTTTCAATGCCTTTAAGGAGCAGATGGGAACCTGCAGTGGTGAAGCCTCAATTATTATGAATTCTAAATTTGCTAAAGATCATTTTCTGCTAAGGGATGCAAATGTTTCCTTAGAACGAAGTGGGAAGTTGAATGGGCAACTTCATAGAAACAGAGTTTGTCATGCATCTGAGTGGAGAGATGTGCCAAGCAAGGTGAAAGGGGTTCGTAACGCAATAGTTGTAGAGCGGTTGGCTAATGTGTTGGATCGAAGAGGAAATGATGGTAGTCAACTTAAAGATGCTTCTGCTAAATGCTTCAATGGAGCGGTGCAAAATGCTGGCTCCTTAAAAGAGCAAGAAAATTCAAACGTTTCTTCAGGATGTTCTGCCCCTGCTGTTACTCAGTCATCAATTGAGGTTAACAATATAGAATTTTCTACTATTGATGCTGGGGATACTGGATATGTAAGCAATGATATAGTTGATGAAGGATCAGGCATTGATAAATGCTGGTCATCAGATGATGCACTTGGAAGTGAAAGAAGTGCTGATTTCCTGGGCTCTACCTGTAGGACTAACTTGAGGAAAGAAGGATCCTCCCATGTTCGAAAGAATCAATCATCTCGTAGTCTTCTTGATGAGCTTAAGCTCATGGATTCCTTGACATGGAAGAAAGACCGAAATCAAATCCATAGTTGGCATCAAATCCATACTGGGCTTGCAATTTATGAGAAAAGCAATCCATCACGAAAAATGGTTAGTGGCCTGAAATCggggaagagaaagagagcaatAAAATTGAAGATGCTGAGTGCCTCATTTCCCTCTGCAGGTCATTCCGTAAAACCATATCAAAATCCCAATTCTGCTGAATTGCCCTCCTGTTCATCCAAAGATATTCAGTTGGTTATTCAATCTGACCAGGGGACCTCTCTTGTTTCTGGGTCTTGTGTCATTCGACCTAATTCCAAACATAGATTTTCTTCAGCCACAACACACTCTCATAAAAGAGTGAGGGAAGATGATAATCGAACAGAATTAAATAGTGATGCAGACTTTTGTAAAAACCCTGAAGTTTCAGGCAGAAAGAAGTTGAGAAAGTGTTTCACATCTGGCACTTTCAGGAAATTTCAGATGCAAGAATCAACTCATGAAGAGGCTGAAGGGACTGAGAAATACAATTCAGTAGGTTGTGTAGGGACACCTTCTAGTCGACAATTAAATCTGTGTTCAGGGAAGGCCAGACTGGTAGTATGTGGAAAATATGGTGAAATATCAAATGGGAAAGATGTGTCAAAGCCAGCAAAAATTGTTCCTCTCAGCAGGATTCTTAAAACTGCCAGAAGATGTACACTCCCCAAAAATTGCAAACCCAGACCGACTTCCATGAGGGAGTTGAGAAAGGCAAACTCTACCAGAATTGATTTATGCTGTGATAAATTCACTGATTTGAAGAATGGAAGCAGTGTAGCAATTTGTGATAAAATAAATCTCGACAATTCTACAGAAGAAACAGACAAGGCATGGTGCAGTGAAGATGAGCCATTTGCTAAATCCACTTTGGTGAAAGAGAATGAtgataaaagagagaaagattatATTACTCTACACAGTAATGCTTCTTCTCAATCAAAGCTTAAGTGTAAGGAAATTCGCAAACGCAGCATTTATGAGCTGACAGTTAAAG GAAATAAATACAGTTCCAAAAGTTTTACATGTTCGAAGATGTCAAATTGCACACCAGAAATGAAGGTGGCGAAAATTTTGAAGAATGCTGAAGATAGCAAGCGTGGATTATGCAAAGTTTATTCTAACAA ATCTACTCAAGAGCACAAGTGCCTGCCCACTTCAAGTTCAGCTGCATTCTGCTGTGTTTGTGGAAGTTCAAACCAAGATGATATTAATTGCTTATTAGAGTGCAGTCGATGTTTAATCAGG GTGCATCAAGCTTGCTATGGTGTTTCCAAAGTACCTAAAGGTCGTTGGTATTGCAGACCGTGCAGGACAAGTTCAAAAGATATT GTTTGTGTGCTCTGTGGCTATGGAGGTGGGGCCATGACTCGAGCATTGCGAAGTCGCACAGTTGTGAAAAGCATTTTGAAAGCTTGGAACTGTGAAGCAGATTGCAGACATAAGAATATGATTTCTTCTGCTGaatctttaaaaaatgaacaaactGCATTGCAGTCCTCAGGTTCTGGACTTGATGGAAATTCATATTCTGTTCTACAACCTGAAAATATAAAGTCGTCAGCTATAGCAGTGAGGAAAATGGATTCGCAAAAACAATTGGATGTTGAACAGGACTCCCCTTGTGCTAGTAATATAAAGGTACATAACAGCATAACAGTGGGAGTACTTGATTCAACAGTTAAGCAGTGGGTTCATATGGTTTGTGGGCTTTGGACTCCTGGAACACGGTGCCCAAATGTTGAAACCATGAGTGCTTTTGATGTATCTGGTGCTTCAAGTCCTAGAGCTAATGTG GCTTGCTCTTTGTGCAACCGGTCAGGTGGTTCATGTATAAAGTGCAGGGTTTTGAGTTGCTCAATTCAATTTCATCCATGGTGTGCTCATCAAAAG GGTCTGTTGCAAAGTGAGGTTGAAGGTGTTGATAATGAAAGTGTTGGGTTTTACGGAAGATGTGTGCTTCATGCTGCATACCCCACTACTGAGTCTGCCTGTGATCCCATCAACAGTGAGATTGGTTGTCAGGGAGAAAAAGAGTTTGCCTGCACTAGGACAGAG GGTTACAAGGGCCGCAAAAGGGATGACCCCCAGAATGATCTTTATGGTCCATCAAAAGGCAAGGGTGGATGCCTTGTTCCTCAGGAACAGTTAAATGCTTGGATTCACATTAATGGGCAGAAGATGTGCACACAGGGGCTTCCAAAGCTGGCAATATCAGATATTGAGCATGATTGTCGG AAGGAATATGCTCGCTACAAACAAGCAAAAGGTTGGAAACACTTGGTTGTATACAAGTCTGGCATTCATGCCCTTGGTCTTTACACATCTCGGTTCATTTCCCGTGGTGAAATG GTTGTTGAATATGTTGGCGAGATAGTGGGTCTACGCGTGGCtgataaaagagaaaatgagtaTCAGTCCGGGAGAAAACTTCAGTACAAGAGTGCTTGCTACTTCTTCAGGATAGATAAAGAGCATATCATTGATGCTACCCGCAAAGGGGGGATTGCTCGTTTTGTGAATCACTCATGCCTG CCAAATTGCGTCGCCAAAGTGATATCTGTGAGAAATGAAAAGAAG GTTGTCTTTTTTGCTGAAAGAGACATATTTCCTGGGGAAGAGATAACATATGACTATCATTTTAACCATGAGGATGAAGGTAAGAAGATTCCATGTTTTTGCAAATCAAAAAACTGTAGGCGCTTTTTGAACTGA